The following are from one region of the Capsicum annuum cultivar UCD-10X-F1 chromosome 1, UCD10Xv1.1, whole genome shotgun sequence genome:
- the LOC107863400 gene encoding Werner Syndrome-like exonuclease has translation MATLLSSHQDITYPTHTFFSTVPFYDFKIEATVTKKASEVDKWILQTIQIHRRRLHKLLIGLDIEWRAPHYPTVQLPSTALLQLCVGRRCLIFQLLHADCIPHSLQFFLGNPNFTFLGVGVHGDALKLNKDYGLYVANTVDLNKLALVVKEVEEYGRIGLKRMAYEVLGKVMKKPFDVTMSEWDADELCVEQVEYAAIDAFVSFELGISLFSELFSRGGGV, from the coding sequence ATGGCTACTTTACTCTCTTCTCATCAAGATATCACCTACCCAACGCACACGTTCTTCTCCACTGTTCCATTCTACGACTTCAAAATCGAAGCAACAGTCACAAAGAAAGCATCCGAAGTTGACAAATGGATCTTACAAACCATCCAAATTCATCGTCGTAGACTCCACAAGCTCCTCATAGGTCTCGACATCGAATGGCGTGCCCCACATTACCCTACTGTACAGCTCCCTTCCACTGCACTCCTCCAGCTCTGCGTTGGCCGTAGGTGTctgatctttcaactactccatGCAGACTGCATCCCGCATTCTCTCCAGTTCTTTCTCGGGAACCCTAACTTCACTTTCCTTGGTGTAGGGGTACACGGGGATGCATTGAAGCTGAACAAGGATTACGGGCTATACGTGGCGAACACTGTTGATCTGAACAAGTTGGCGTTGGTGGTTAAGGAAGTGGAAGAGTATGGGAGAATAGGGTTAAAGAGAATGGCGTATGAAGTACTTGGGAAGGTTATGAAGAAGCCTTTTGATGTTACGATGAGTGAATGGGATGCTGACGAATTGTGTGTTGAACAAGTTGAATATGCTGCTATTGATGCTTTTGTTTCTTTCGAACTTGGGATTAGCTTGTTCTCTGAGTTGTTTAGTAGAGGTGGTGGTGTATAA